In the Hordeum vulgare subsp. vulgare chromosome 7H, MorexV3_pseudomolecules_assembly, whole genome shotgun sequence genome, one interval contains:
- the LOC123408783 gene encoding uncharacterized protein LOC123408783, with the protein MVVAATGKRKRDLSEDEVYLILHKYSPATILTALQEVAQHAERRSIDWRALVAKTATGITSAREYQMLWRYMAYRHAFIENAEDIGAQPLGDESDLECEIEPFPKPSNEAAAEASRFAKILIYGPSREQGSSHRVNSEVPLLNTPNEKIPRVPSDKQLAQSHRPPNGPGPISNSKQASHTGLSPDPFDGNGPHKKTKKHKAWSSKEDADLMDGVHTCGEGNWLNILRKYNFDSTRTHVQLSQRWAVICRRQGTTKPAKAKSEFDIKATQKAFSMALDMPMGKPGGLSTLRSGASQQSTQHPAPVFVAAAPELKCATSSSSFPLPVPVPAQGQIPLPRVQPAPAQAAPSKVSNTSNKSRNSSKKQTAQANPTNAPSSIQAAAIAAGGRIAPASIATNLLKAAQSSQAVHIRFRGKGSSKTSTSSKASTMAGEPGTQLGSAQHPELPNCSAPTPSPPVLITQSIEQVNVVSEVAGVNPLEQSVSAHLLEPDRAFSTASVSGPCDNMVMDDDSTFCAVTMEDLFPEDVKQPEMVKQPEMVKQPEMVDPKAEESIDPKDADMLEFDRFVAQGCLTTDCLDKSKGVKIARGAQGAIPSQKKQPKQQPTVVKSIPVSARAPATVKKTKTLASHGASFPSTVTSSGLVGTGNAGVLSKAIYRKPPGPGTTGKQNRCQEIMAQKQHAMSSNSSAMARNAAPGVGTPARNAAPGVGTPARNAAPGVGTPAKNIAPGAGTPVRNTVPATRTLAKNMAPATGVPARNAAPGTGITPARNLLTSTGTPPARNSLTGTATPPVRTAAPCTGTPPVRNAAPSAGTPPGRNSLTGTRTSAASRQYTPVVNGASKGNPPASQ; encoded by the exons ATGGTGGTGGCAGCGACGGGGAAGCGGAAGCGAGATCTTTCCGAGGACGAGGTGTACCTCATCCTCCACAA GTACTCGCCCGCGACAATCCTGACGGCGCTTCAGGAGGTGGCGCAGCACGCGGAGAGAAGGAGCATCGACTGGAGGGCGCTGGTGGCCAAGACGGCCACGGGGATCACCTCTGCCCGCGAGTACCAGATGCTTTGGCGCTACATGGCCTACCGACATGCCTTCATCGAGAATGCCGAGGATATTGGCGCGCAGCCTCTG GGTGATGAGAGCGACTTGGAATGTGAGATTGAACCCTTTCCTAAGCCGAGCAACGAAGCTGCAGCTGAGGCCTCACGGTTCGCCAAG ATCTTAATCTATGGACCTTCACGTGAGCAAGGTTCTAGTCATCGTGTTAACTCAGAAGTTCCTCTACTAAACACTCCAAATGAGAAGATACCGCGTGTTCCATCTGACAAACAGCTTGCTCAGAGCCATCGTCCACCAAATGGTCCAGGTCCAATTTCCAACTCAAAACAGGCATCCCATACAGGGTTATCTCCTGATCCTTTTGATGGGAATGGACCTCATAAAAAGACAAAGAAGCATAAAGCATGGTCTAGCAAGGAGGATGCAGACTTAATGGATGGTGTACATACGTGTGGTGAAGGAAATTGGCTGAACATTCTGCGTAAATATAACTTCGATAGCACAAGAACTCATGTTCAATTGTCTCAG AGATGGGCAGTCATTTGCAGGCGTCAAGGAACAACCAAGCCGGCTAAAGCTAAATCAGAGTTCGATATAAAAGCTACTCAAAAGGCATTCTCTATGGCTCTTGATATGCCTATGGGGAAGCCTGGTGGATTATCTACATTAAGATCAG GAGCTTCACAACAAAGCACTCAACATCCTGCTCCAGTATTCGTTGCTGCGGCACCTGAGTTAAAATGTGCAACATCCTCTTCATCATTCCCGTTGCCAGTACCAGTGCCAGCACAAGGGCAGATTCCACTTCCTCGGGTGCAACCAGCTCCTGCTCAAGCTGCACCCTCAAAAGTGTCAAATACTTCAAACAAGTCACGAAATAGCTCTAAGAAGCAAACTGCACAAGCAAATCCTACAAATGCTCCTTCCTCGATACAGGCTGCAGCTATTGCTGCTGGTGGACGAATCGCCCCAGCAAGCATCGCCACCAATTTATTGAAAGCTGCACAATCCTCGCAAGCTGTGCACATAAGATTTCGAGGAAAAGGATCTTCAAAAACTTCTACAAGCTCTAAAGCATCCACTATGGCTGGTGAGCCTGGAACACAGCTTGGTAGTGCTCAACACCCAGAACTTCCAAACTGCAGTGCCCCTACACCATCTCCTCCGGTTTTGATAACACAGTCAATCGAGCAAGTTAATGTTGTGTCAGAAGTTGCAGGAGTTAATCCCTTGGAACAATCTGTTAGTGCACATTTGTTGGAACCTGATAGAGCATTTAGCACCGCATCAGTGTCTGGCCCATGCGACAATATGGTGATGGACGACGACTCTACATTTTGTGCAGTCACGATGGAGGATTTGTTTCCTGAAGATGTGAAGCAGCCGGAGATGGTGAAGCAGCCAGAGATGGTAAAGCAGCCTGAGATGGTAGACCCCAAAGCTGAGGAGAGCATAGATCCCAAGGATGCTGACATGCTGGAGTTCGATCGCTTTGTTGCCCAAGGTTGCTTGACTACAGATTGTTTGGATAAGAGCAAAGGTGTCAAAATTGCTCGTGGAGCTCAAGGTGCTATTCCCAGCCAGAAGAAACAACCGAAACAGCAACCCACAGTTGTGAAAAGCATCCCTGTGTCTGCTAGAGCACCAGCAACCGTGAAGAAGACCAAAACTCTAGCTTCACATGGGGCGTCCTTTCCATCAACAGTCACCTCTAGCGGCCTTGTTGGCACAGGCAATGCTGGTGTGCTGAGTAAAGCAATATATCGGAAGCCACCTGGCCCAGGGACCACAGGCAAACAAAATAGGTGCCAAGAAATTATGGCCCAGAAGCAGCATGCTATGAGCTCAAATAGTAGCGCAATGGCCAGGAATGCGGCTCCCGGCGTAGGAACACCAGCCAGGAATGCGGCTCCGGGCGTCGGAACACCAGCCAGGAATGCGGCTCCGGGCGTCGGAACACCAGCCAAGAATATAGCTCCTGGTGCCGGAACACCAGTTAGGAATACGGTTCCAGCCACCAGAACACTAGCTAAAAATATGGCTCCTGCCACCGGAGTACCGGCCAGGAATGCGGCTCCTGGCACTGGAATAACACCAGCCAGGAACTTGCTTACCAGCACTGGAACACCACCAGCCAGGAACTCGCTTACCGGCACTGCAACACCACCAGTCAGGACTGCGGCTCCTTGCACTGGAACACCACCAGTCAGGAACGCGGCTCCCAGTGCTGGAACTCCACCAGGCAGGAACTCGCTTACAGGCACCAGAACATCAGCTGCCAGTCGCCAATATACCCCAGTGGTGAATGGGGCTAGCAAGGGGAATCCACCTGCCAGCCAATAG